The DNA region CCCTGTGTTCGACCTTCGCAGGTATAACGCCTTTTGCGGCACTTGCGGAAGAGCAGAAAGAAGGCTTCATCGAAGGCAGTACGCTGACCGTACTCAACCGCAACTTCTACATGAACCGGGATCACCGCAACGGCGAGTCCAGCCCTACCGGCAACGGCTACTCCGAAGCCTGGGCGCAGGGCATCATCGGGCGCTTCCAGTCAGGCTTCACCCAGGGTACGTTCGGCGTCGGGGTCGATGCCTTTGCCATGATCGGCATCAAGCTCGACACCGGTGATGGACGCAATGGCGGGCGCAGCGCATTCGATGTGCTGCCGGTCGATGGGCAAGGCAATGCCCGCGACGAGTACAGCAAAGTCGGCGGCTCGCTGAAGGCCAGGGCCTTCGACACCGTCGTCAATGTGGGCGATGTTTTCCCCTCGACGCCGGTGGTTGCATTCGGTGATTCGCGCCTGCTGCCGGAAAGCTTTCGTGGCGTCACGGCGATCAACAACAGCATCAGCGGTCTGACCCTGCAAGGCGGTCGCTTGCACTCCATGAGCCAGCCGGTCTCCAGCAACATGCGCGACGGCTTCGTGACCTTCTACGGCGGCGCGGTCGACTCTCCCTGGGTTGCCTACTTCGGCGGTGATTACCAGGCCACCGACGCACTGAGCCTTGGCCTCTACACCAGCCGCCTGAAAGACGCCTGGGATCAGAAATACGCCTCGGCCTCCTACGTGCTGCCGCTCTCCGATGACCTGTCGCTGACCAGCAGCCTGAACTACTACAACGCTACCGATGAAGGCAAAAAGCTGCTCGGCGAATTCGACAACGACATCTGGAGTGCGAAAGTCGCCCTGCAATACGGCGCGCACACCCTGTCGCTGTCGCACCAGCGCAACGAAGGCGATGACGATTTCGACTACCTCAGGCAGTCCGATTCCATTTACCTGGCCAACTCCATCCAGTACAGCGACTTCAACTCGCCCAAAGAGCGTTCATGGATGCTCACTTACAACCTCGACATGTCCACCTTCGGCGTCCCCGGCCTGTCGTTCATGACCCGCTACGGCAAAGGCACCGACGCCGACTACTCCAACGCCAACAGCACCTACATGCGCCGCGATGCACAAGGCAACCCGCTGACCGATCAGAAACGCTGGGAGCGCAATATCGAAGCCAAATACATCGTGCAGACCGGCTCGCTGAAAGACCTGTCGTTGCGCGTGCGCCAGGCGACGACCCGGGCTACGGCGTTTGAATCGGACCTGGATGAAGTGCGGGTGATTGTGGAGTATCCGTTGAGCGTGCTTTGACCTGACTTAAAGTGTTTTCGACATAAGCAAAAAGCGCCCCACTGGGCGCTTTTTTTCTACGGGTAGCCTGTTTACTCCTCTTCCTCCTCCCGCCGATGCGCCCACTGATACAGCGCTGGCAACACCAGCAATGTCAGTGCCGTCGAGGACAGAATCCCGCCAATCACCACGGTTGCCAGTGGCCGCTGCACTTCGGCGCCGGTCCCTGTAGCGAGGGCCATGGGGATGAAGCCCAGCGATGCGACCAGTGCAGTCATCAGTACCGGGCGCAGGCGGGTGATGGCGCCTTCGTTGATGGCGTCGTGCAACGAGCGGCCTTCTTCGCGCAGGCTGCGGATGAAAGCGATCATCACCAGGCCGTTCAGTACCGCAACACCCGACAGGGCGATGAAGCCTACGCCTGCGGAGATCGACAGGGGAATGTCGCGCAGCCACAGGGCCATGACGCCGCCGGTTAACGCGAACGGGATGCCGGTGAAGACCAGCAGGCCGTCTTTGAGGTTGTTGAACATCATGAACAGCAGCGCGAGGACCAGCAGCAATGCCACCGGCACCACGATCTGCAAGCGTTTCGCAGCGGATTGCAGTTGTTCGAACTGCCCGCCCCAACTGGTCCAATAGCCTGCCGGGATCTGCACACCGTTTTCGATGGTGGTGCCTGCTTCTTCGACAAACGAGCCAAGGTCGCGACCGCGCACATTGGCGCTGACGATCACCACGCGCTTGCCGTTCTCGCGACTGATCTGGTTCGGGCCCAGCACCAGATCGAGGCTGGCGACCTGCGACAGCGAGATGAAGCTGATCTGCTGGTTGCTGGCGCTCGCGGGTACCGGAATGAGCAGGCTGGAAAGCCCGTCCACGTCAGTGCGCAGTTGCTCGGACAGGCGCACCACCATGTCGAAACGGCGATCCCCTTCATACAGCGTGCCCGCCTGACGCCCGCCCAGCGCAATGGCGATGGCGTCCTGCACGTCGGCGACATTGAGGCCGTAACGCGCGGCCTTGTCGCGATCGATATTGATGGTCAGCACCGGCAGGCCGGTGGTCTGCTCGACTTTCACTTCTGATGCACCCGGCACCTTCTGAAGCGTGGCGGCGATTTTTGCTGCAGTCTGATTCAGGACGTTCATGTCGTCGCCGAATACCTTCACCGCCACATCGCTGCGCACTCCCGAAACCAGTTCGTTGAAGCGCAACTGGATCGGCTGAGACAGTTCGTAGTTGCTGCCCGGCACCGTAGCGGCGGCCTTTTGCAGGTCGGCGATCAAGGCTTCTCGGGATTTGTCCGGATCAGGCCACTCGCTTTGCGGCTTGAGCATCACGTAGCTGTCGGAGATGTTGGGCGGCATCGGGTCGGCGGCGATTTCGGCGGTCCCGGTACGAGCGAACACACGCTGCACTTCCGGCACTTTTTCGATGATGGCTTTTTCCAGACGCTGTTGCATGTCCACCGACTGGGTCAGGCTGGTGCCAGGCACCCGCAGCGCCTGCAAGGCAAAGTCGCCTTCGCTCAGGCTCGGAATGAACTCGCTGCCCATGCGGCTGGCGGTGAACCCGGACAACACGATTACAACGAACGCCATGCTGAAGGCAATGGCACGATGCCCCAGTACCCAGCTCAGTATCGGTGCGTAGCGCTGGCGGGCGGTGCGCATCACCAAGCCTTCTTCTTCCTTGACCTTGCCGGTGACGAACATGGCGATGGCGGCGGGTACGAAGGTCACCGAAAGGATCATCGCGCCGAGCAGGGCGATCACCACGGTGAAAGCCATCGGGTGGAACATTTTGCCTTCCACGCCGGTGAGGGCGAAGATCGGCAGGTACACGACCATGATGATCAACTGACCGAAAATCAGCGGTCGACGTGCTTCTCTGGCGGCGGCGAATACCTCGTGGAAACGCTCGGAGCGAGTCAGCATGCGGCCGTATTTTTTCTGGGCATGCGCCAGCCTGCGAATGGCGTTTTCGACGATCACCACCGCGCCGTCGACGATGATGCCGAAGTCCAGCGCGCCCAGGCTCATCAGGTTGGCGCTGACCTTGTTGGTGAACATGCCGGTGAAGGTGAACAGCATGGCCAGCGGAATCACCATGGCGGTGATCAGCGCCGCGCGGATATTGCCCAGGAACAGAAACAGAATCACGATAACCAGAATCGCGCCTTCGATCAGGTTCTTCTTGACCGTCGCGATGGCTTTTTCGACCAGCGTGGTGCGGTCGTAAACCGTTACCGCTTCGACACCTTCGGGTAGCGTGCGATTGATGTCGGCGAGTTTCGCTGCGACGGCTTGCGAGACGGTGCGGCTGTTCTCGCCTATCAGCATGAACACGGTGCCGAGCACCACTTCACGGCCATTTTCGGTGGCTGCGCCGGAACGCATTTCCTTGCCGATGCCGACCTCGGCCACGCTGCTGATCCTGATCGGTGTGCCCTGCACATTGGCGATGACGATGTTGGCGATATCGTCCACCGTACCAAGCTGGCCCGGTGCGCGGATCAGCAACTGCTCGCCGCCGCGTTCTATGTAGCCTGCGCCGACGTTGGCGTTGTTGCGCTCCAGCGCCGCCACCAGATCGTTCAGCGTCAGCTTGTAGGCGGCCAGTTTTTTCGGATCGGGGGCGATCTGATACTGCTTGGCAAACCCGCCGATGGTGTTGATCTCGGCCACGCCCGGCACGTTGCGCAACTGTGGCTTGATGATCCAGTCCTGAATCACCCGCAGGTCAGTCGACGTGTACGGCGTGCCGTCCTCTTTCAGCGCGCCATCCCGGGCTTCGACCGTCCACAGGAATATTTCGCCGAGGCCGGTGGAAATCGGCCCCATCATCGCGTCGACGCCTTCGGGCAATTGGTCCTTGGCGATCTGCAGGCGCTCGCCGACCAGTTGGCGTGCAAAGAACAGGTCAGTGCCGTCTTCGAAAATTACCGTGACCTGGGACAGGCCCGAACGCGACAGCGAACGCGTCTGTTGCAGGCCGGGCAGGCCCGCCATGTTGGTTTCGATGGCGAAGGTGATGCGCTGCTCGGTCTCCAGCGGCGAGAAACCGGGCGCAGACGTATTGATCTGCACCTGTACGTTGGTGATGTCGGGTACGGCATCGATGGGCAGTTTCTGGTAACTGGCGATGCCCAGCCCAGCCATGAGCAACACAGCGAGCATCACGACGATGCGCTGTTCAATCGCGAATTGAATCAACCGTTCAAACATGGAGGTGTACTCGTGTGACGCAGATCAATGGGCGTGCTCGGCGGAGCCTTTGCCCAGCTCCGACTTGAGGATGAAGCTGCCAGCGGAGGCCACTTGCTTACCGGCGGCCAGGCCTTTGACGATTTCCACATGACCGCCGTCGCGGCGGCCAAGCGTGACGGGCGTCAGCTGAAAACCTTCTTCGTTGCGCACGAAGACCGATGGCTTGTCTTCAATCGACTGGATGGCGGACTCGGGCAGGCTGACCGCTACACCGGTCTGTTCGGCGGCGACCTCTACTGATACGAACAGGCCTGGACGCCAGGCGCCCTGCGGGTTGGCAAGCGTCACGCGCACAGCGGCGGCACGGGTCTGCTCGCCCAGCAGGCTGCCGACATAACCGATCTTGCCTTCGACGCTCGCGTTCAGATCAGGCGCACTGACAATCACCGGACGCCCGACGACCACCTTGTCCAGATCCCTTGGCGATACGCCAAACGTGGCCCAGACACGGGACAGATCCGACAGGGTGAACGCGTTGCTCGCTTCGTTGACCATCTCGCCGATGCCGAGGTGTTTTTCCACGACCATAGCGTCGAAGGGGGCGATCAGTTCGTAGCGATTGCCTGCGGAAGGGCTGAGACTGGCACCGATGGCGCTGATCTTCTGCCGGGCGTTGGCGAGGTTGATGTCGGCTTCCTGAAAGTCCTGGCGCGCTTGCAGGTAGTCCTGCTCGGCAGAAATCTTGTCTTCCCACAGCTTCTTCTCGCGTTGCAGGGTCAGGCGTGCCAGTTCCTGACGGCGCTGGGCGGCGTTCAGTTCGCTGCGTTGATCCGAGATCTGCTGGCTGGCAATCACCGCCAGCACCTGGCCTTTTTTCACCGCCTGACCCAGATCGACCTTGACCGATTCGACCACGCCGCTGACCCGAGGCACGACATGCGCGGTGCGGTCCTCGTCGAAGCGGATTTCACCGGGGAAGGTCACGGTCGTGCTCATCTGCCGAGGCTCGGCGGTTGCCAGCTCGATACCAGCGGCCTTGATCTGCTCGGCAGTCAGCTCGATGTGTCCCTCTTCTTCTTCGTGGGCCGGCTCTGCGGCTGCAGCGCCCGGTTTTTTCGGCTCACTGTCATGGTTGTCTTCGCCGTGAGCCTCTTCCGGTTCATGGGCGTGCTCTTGGTCTGAATGCCCATCGCCCGATGAGCCGGTTTCAGCGGCGAAGGGCCGCATCTGCTGGTTCACTGTCAGACTGCCCAGACCAATGATGACCACCACCGCCAACGCGATGGCAATGCTTCGTTTGTTATTCATGAAAGCTCCCGGCGATCAGGTACGTGCAGCACCTCTGGATACGCTCGATGTAGGCGGAAAAAGACAGTCAGGGGTTGAAGCTGAACCGGTTGAGATCACCGTGAATTCGTTCGATGGCGACTCTCGCTTCGGTCGCTGTCGCCAGTGATTCCAGGTATTGGCTGCGCGCCGAAATCAGCGTTCGCTGTGCGTCCAGAACTTCGAGGAAGCCGAACTTGCCCATTTCGAAACCACGGGTCGCCGTGTCGACGGCACGTTGCGCGGCGGGCAGAATGACTTGATTGAACGACTCGACTTCCTGCGCAGCGGTGCTCCACTGATCGAGGGCCGACTGTGTCTGGGTGCGCAGTTTCAGTTCGACGGCATTGCGCAGGTCGCGGGACTGGTCGGCCCGGCGTGAGGCGGCGAGCACGTTGCCCTGATTTCGGTCAAACAGCGGGAGCGGCATCGACAGCCCGACCACGTTGACGCGTTCGCGCTCTTCGCGGCTGTACTGGCTGCCGACGCTGACGGTCAGGTCCGGAATACGCTTGGCGCGTTCCGATCCGAGTGCGGCTTCGCGCTGCTCGATCTGGGTCTGGGCGAGGCGCAGTTCGGCAGACTGGCTGAGGGCGGTCAGCATCTTTGCGGTCGGCGGCAATTTGCCGGGAGACAGATCGGTGTAATCCAGACGTTCGAAAGACGCGGTCGGCGAGCCGGTGGCGCGCGCCAGTTCACGGTTGCTGTTGATTTTCAGGGTTTCGGCGCGGCGCACCAGCAAGTCGGTTTCTGCCAGCTGCACCTGTGCGCGGGTGGCCTCGACCGGCGAAACTTTGCCCGCTTGCACGCGACCTTCGGCGACCCTCAGGCCGCGTTCGGCAAGCGCCCGGGATTGCCGTGCCAGTTCCAGACCGGCCTGCGCACGCGCTGCGGCATAGAAGGCCTGAACCACTTCGGCGCGCAGTTCATTGCCGCGCCGTTCAAGTTCCAGTCGAGCCGCATCCTGCCCCTTGCCGGCCGCTTCGATACGCGCGCCGCGTTTGCCACCCAGCTCCAGCGCCTGGCTGAGCATCACGGTGGTGGTGCTGGTGTTGCGTCGCGTGTCCTCGACTTCCCACGACACGGTCGGGTTGGGGATTAGTCCCGCCTGCTGTCGATCGCCTTCGGCGACACCGATCTCCCATTGGGCTGCGGCCAGCTCCGGGTTGTGGGCAAAAGCGGCTTCCAGTGCCTGAGGCAGGCTGATGCCTTGAGCCGCTGCAACGCCGGGCGCAGCAAACGGCAACAACAACAGAAAAAACGCGCCGACTCTCATGCCGGGCCCCCTGCAAATCCAACTGTACGCCGAGTGCGTATGTTGTTCTCCAGTCCCATGAAATCACCCCATCAAAGCAAAAATACAAACAGGCACCGAGGCGCTGAAGTTGGCTGGGAGGACTTTATGCAATGGGAGTTATCACAGGGATTGCCGGAAAATTACGATTCTGTTATCCAGCGAGATAAGCGTTTCTTTTCAGTACACTGCACGGCATCGTCATCCTCCGTTCATCAAACAGGAAGCCAGGTTATGCGAATCCTTGTCGTAGAGGACGAGCCGAAAACGGCCGAGTACATGCATCAAGGTCTGACCGAAAGTGGCTATGTCGTCGATATCGCCGCCACCGGGCTTGATGGGCTTTATCTCGCGCAGCATCAGGCTTACGACGTGGTGATTCTGGATGTGAACCTGCCGGAGATGGATGGCTGGGAAGTGTTGAGCCGGCTGAGGAAAACCGTCAACACGCGCATCATGATGGTCACGGCGCGGGGGCGGCTTGAGGAAAAAGTCAAAGGTCTGGAGATGGGCGCTGATGACTATCTGGTCAAGCCGTTCGAGTTTCCGGAACTGCTGGCCAGGGTCCGCACCCTGATGCGTCGCAGTGAGCAGACCACCACTTCCAAGGTGTTGCAGGTCGGCGACCTGGAGCTCGATCAAGGCCGACACCGGGCATTTCGCGGCAAGCAGCGCATCGACCTGACCACCAAGGAGTTTGCGCTCCTGCACCTGTTGATGCGCCACAGTGGTGAAGTCATGTCGCGTACCCAGATCATTTCGCTGGTCTGGGACATGAACTTTGATTGCGACACCAACGTGGTGGAAGTGTCGATCCGCCGCCTGCGAGCGAAGATCGATGATCCGTTCGAGACCAAGCTGATTCACACCCTGCGTGGCGTCGGTTACGTACTGGAAGTGCGTGAATGACGCCGACACGCCTTTCGACGCGTCTCGGGTTGACGGTCGTTGCTCTGATTGCGTGCCTGGTGCTGATGATGGAAATGCTCGCCTACGCGGCGATTTCCCGTCAGCTCGATATACGCGCCGAAGACGGATTGAGCGAGAAATTCAGGCAGATCGAACACAGCATGAGCGAGGGTTTTCTGGGGATCGAAGACATCGTTCAATACCCCCACACGCTGCGCGATCAGATCGTCGGGCATGACAGCTTCTCGCTGACCGTTCTCGACTCGGGTAATCCTCGGCAACAATTGATGAGCGTCGGTAACGAGGAGGGGCGCAATCTGCCGGTTCCCGATACCGCACAGATACCTCAAGACTTTCAGGAGCTGAAATCGGCGCAGGGTCACAAGATCCTGCTGGGTTACAAGACGATACGCCTCAAAACCGGTCAGGACATACTGGTCAGGCTGTCGATGGACAGGGAAAGCGACACTGAGCTGCTGCACGCTTATGTGAGATCGACGTGTATGGTCTTGCCCGTGATTCTGCTGCTGGTCGGCTTTTGCGTCTGGTGGGTGGTGCGCCGTGGCCTCAGGCCGTTGAGGGCGTTTCGCAAGGTGACTGCGCTGATCTCGGCTCGAGATCTGTCCCATCGCATGAAAGTGAATGGCCTGCCTGACGAATTGCGCGATCTCGCGCATGCAGTCAATTTCATGCTGCACAGGCTGGATGGCGACGTGCAGCAACTGGCGCAATTTTCTGACGATCTGGCGCATGAGTTGCGCTCGCCCATGAACAATCTGATGGGCAAGGCGCAGGTCACGCTCTCCAGACCGCGTCCGCCCGAAGAGTACAAGCAGGCACTGGAGTCCTGCACCGAAGAGCTGGAGCGCATGTCGCGCATGATCAGCCAGATGCTGTTCCTGGCCAGCGTCAGCCAGCCGGCTGCGCCGCTGCCGGCTGACATTGTCGATCTGCGGG from Pseudomonas syringae includes:
- a CDS encoding OprD family porin; translation: MTQLRTLSLALCSTFAGITPFAALAEEQKEGFIEGSTLTVLNRNFYMNRDHRNGESSPTGNGYSEAWAQGIIGRFQSGFTQGTFGVGVDAFAMIGIKLDTGDGRNGGRSAFDVLPVDGQGNARDEYSKVGGSLKARAFDTVVNVGDVFPSTPVVAFGDSRLLPESFRGVTAINNSISGLTLQGGRLHSMSQPVSSNMRDGFVTFYGGAVDSPWVAYFGGDYQATDALSLGLYTSRLKDAWDQKYASASYVLPLSDDLSLTSSLNYYNATDEGKKLLGEFDNDIWSAKVALQYGAHTLSLSHQRNEGDDDFDYLRQSDSIYLANSIQYSDFNSPKERSWMLTYNLDMSTFGVPGLSFMTRYGKGTDADYSNANSTYMRRDAQGNPLTDQKRWERNIEAKYIVQTGSLKDLSLRVRQATTRATAFESDLDEVRVIVEYPLSVL
- a CDS encoding CusA/CzcA family heavy metal efflux RND transporter, encoding MFERLIQFAIEQRIVVMLAVLLMAGLGIASYQKLPIDAVPDITNVQVQINTSAPGFSPLETEQRITFAIETNMAGLPGLQQTRSLSRSGLSQVTVIFEDGTDLFFARQLVGERLQIAKDQLPEGVDAMMGPISTGLGEIFLWTVEARDGALKEDGTPYTSTDLRVIQDWIIKPQLRNVPGVAEINTIGGFAKQYQIAPDPKKLAAYKLTLNDLVAALERNNANVGAGYIERGGEQLLIRAPGQLGTVDDIANIVIANVQGTPIRISSVAEVGIGKEMRSGAATENGREVVLGTVFMLIGENSRTVSQAVAAKLADINRTLPEGVEAVTVYDRTTLVEKAIATVKKNLIEGAILVIVILFLFLGNIRAALITAMVIPLAMLFTFTGMFTNKVSANLMSLGALDFGIIVDGAVVIVENAIRRLAHAQKKYGRMLTRSERFHEVFAAAREARRPLIFGQLIIMVVYLPIFALTGVEGKMFHPMAFTVVIALLGAMILSVTFVPAAIAMFVTGKVKEEEGLVMRTARQRYAPILSWVLGHRAIAFSMAFVVIVLSGFTASRMGSEFIPSLSEGDFALQALRVPGTSLTQSVDMQQRLEKAIIEKVPEVQRVFARTGTAEIAADPMPPNISDSYVMLKPQSEWPDPDKSREALIADLQKAAATVPGSNYELSQPIQLRFNELVSGVRSDVAVKVFGDDMNVLNQTAAKIAATLQKVPGASEVKVEQTTGLPVLTINIDRDKAARYGLNVADVQDAIAIALGGRQAGTLYEGDRRFDMVVRLSEQLRTDVDGLSSLLIPVPASASNQQISFISLSQVASLDLVLGPNQISRENGKRVVIVSANVRGRDLGSFVEEAGTTIENGVQIPAGYWTSWGGQFEQLQSAAKRLQIVVPVALLLVLALLFMMFNNLKDGLLVFTGIPFALTGGVMALWLRDIPLSISAGVGFIALSGVAVLNGLVMIAFIRSLREEGRSLHDAINEGAITRLRPVLMTALVASLGFIPMALATGTGAEVQRPLATVVIGGILSSTALTLLVLPALYQWAHRREEEEE
- a CDS encoding efflux RND transporter periplasmic adaptor subunit, giving the protein MNNKRSIAIALAVVVIIGLGSLTVNQQMRPFAAETGSSGDGHSDQEHAHEPEEAHGEDNHDSEPKKPGAAAAEPAHEEEEGHIELTAEQIKAAGIELATAEPRQMSTTVTFPGEIRFDEDRTAHVVPRVSGVVESVKVDLGQAVKKGQVLAVIASQQISDQRSELNAAQRRQELARLTLQREKKLWEDKISAEQDYLQARQDFQEADINLANARQKISAIGASLSPSAGNRYELIAPFDAMVVEKHLGIGEMVNEASNAFTLSDLSRVWATFGVSPRDLDKVVVGRPVIVSAPDLNASVEGKIGYVGSLLGEQTRAAAVRVTLANPQGAWRPGLFVSVEVAAEQTGVAVSLPESAIQSIEDKPSVFVRNEEGFQLTPVTLGRRDGGHVEIVKGLAAGKQVASAGSFILKSELGKGSAEHAH
- a CDS encoding TolC family protein; the protein is MRVGAFFLLLLPFAAPGVAAAQGISLPQALEAAFAHNPELAAAQWEIGVAEGDRQQAGLIPNPTVSWEVEDTRRNTSTTTVMLSQALELGGKRGARIEAAGKGQDAARLELERRGNELRAEVVQAFYAAARAQAGLELARQSRALAERGLRVAEGRVQAGKVSPVEATRAQVQLAETDLLVRRAETLKINSNRELARATGSPTASFERLDYTDLSPGKLPPTAKMLTALSQSAELRLAQTQIEQREAALGSERAKRIPDLTVSVGSQYSREERERVNVVGLSMPLPLFDRNQGNVLAASRRADQSRDLRNAVELKLRTQTQSALDQWSTAAQEVESFNQVILPAAQRAVDTATRGFEMGKFGFLEVLDAQRTLISARSQYLESLATATEARVAIERIHGDLNRFSFNP
- a CDS encoding heavy metal response regulator transcription factor; translated protein: MRILVVEDEPKTAEYMHQGLTESGYVVDIAATGLDGLYLAQHQAYDVVILDVNLPEMDGWEVLSRLRKTVNTRIMMVTARGRLEEKVKGLEMGADDYLVKPFEFPELLARVRTLMRRSEQTTTSKVLQVGDLELDQGRHRAFRGKQRIDLTTKEFALLHLLMRHSGEVMSRTQIISLVWDMNFDCDTNVVEVSIRRLRAKIDDPFETKLIHTLRGVGYVLEVRE
- a CDS encoding heavy metal sensor histidine kinase, producing the protein MTPTRLSTRLGLTVVALIACLVLMMEMLAYAAISRQLDIRAEDGLSEKFRQIEHSMSEGFLGIEDIVQYPHTLRDQIVGHDSFSLTVLDSGNPRQQLMSVGNEEGRNLPVPDTAQIPQDFQELKSAQGHKILLGYKTIRLKTGQDILVRLSMDRESDTELLHAYVRSTCMVLPVILLLVGFCVWWVVRRGLRPLRAFRKVTALISARDLSHRMKVNGLPDELRDLAHAVNFMLHRLDGDVQQLAQFSDDLAHELRSPMNNLMGKAQVTLSRPRPPEEYKQALESCTEELERMSRMISQMLFLASVSQPAAPLPADIVDLREEAEKVAELFSSSAEDRDITLQINGTAKVSGDKLMIQRAISNLLSNAIRHGLSGSVITITLATQGDEVSLAVRNAGDGIDAEHLPRLFDRFYRVHVSRARQQGGTGLGLAIVRSIMSLHEGQVTVQSEPGHFTTFSLIFPKLM